In Spinacia oleracea cultivar Varoflay chromosome 5, BTI_SOV_V1, whole genome shotgun sequence, a single window of DNA contains:
- the LOC130461417 gene encoding secreted RxLR effector protein 161-like, producing MVVRSLDVDEDPFHHREDDEEILCSEVSYLSAIGALMYLASHTRPAISFSEGLVDFADAGYLSDPHIGRSQTGYLFTCGGTAISWGTMKQIIAATSSNHYEILAIHEASRECVWHSTYKRRLWFNLRERGTNNFI from the exons ATGGTTGTAAGATCACTCGATGTGGATGAGGACCCTTTCCATCATCGGGAAGATGATGAAGAAATTCTTTGTTCGGAAGTATCATATTTAAGTGCAATTGGGGCATTGATGTATCTTGCTAGTCATACAAGACCTGCCATATCATTTTCT GAAGGTTTAGTTGATTTTGCAGATGCAGGATATTTATCTGATCCTCATATTGGTCGATCACAAACTGGATATCTATTCACATGTGGAGGTACTGCCATATCTTGGGGTACTATGAAGCAAATTATTGCAGCTACTTCTTCTAATCATTATGAGATTTTAGCAATCCATGAGGCTAGTCGTGAATGTGTATGGCATTCAACATATAAGAGAAGATTGTGGTTTAACCTCCGGGAAAGaggcaccaataactttatatga